A window of the Anoplolepis gracilipes chromosome 11, ASM4749672v1, whole genome shotgun sequence genome harbors these coding sequences:
- the Shtd gene encoding anaphase-promoting complex subunit 1 isoform X2 has protein sequence MIAASEPVEYTPGGRQIILKHPGSLISQQLSNNRTAGGENILLKRFSEKETWLVRSNKTCGEEELYYSGKVAVHCKGNQNTRVLEATYTCGTDIKHALWCTFHTSIPDHLTKGKEFEAEDFIHKSLECICLLDSYTLKVFTECGEDYVSTLQFQVSAVWPTKYGIILEKCQVPVTDSRYISFENSRLPSQNENLPVAFSLMHPLDEIYPLLIKHGSLSYMNESSQQIIFTSSEPSFAVIYDRKSSLHSVYKIRKALAEECQIVCGSNDTSLLNPSINMSSLNIGSNLSINKSYTNKGHQSPFLLGIQNLQMSNNTGIGLGLSNTPFGSRTASYSTASGGPSPSQQQQHSRSQSSMATISRCQSPTHSALSPLHGAPTNSNIYHSRLHQTVMITTSSQMFSPIPSYNNIQLKDVAIVSKPLYPEICLEHVWTENVGVSKDIVYGCASKVFLTSDLVGQNYLGYLVPNRLQLFLVRLEKTNEQQQIIFGMVTSIAAKDAVNLSNLHMIAIVDLSNGIALYTGVTYVGKLYMPGILSNLTGSNYFLSNSNSKLSSPFPRRSSLICQNCAPSHEIKFEESMHLLSPVGGNCARPPILLENSLLDTNFLALKDTVGNEITVECGKKQYFRITLPVPSTSPLVTKCLHTLRTVLQKDLAMQLLVKWYGARNAPGPQDFSPAQEWDLFLVVLFTLLGYDVEKLHLIRNNEKDQLIERNSPMVLPKKQKTNNCGSTDDWLYILESNEFKNSQTFISSVLKSQKVSSFLCTPPKSATESNSIGKINVQAILYPHLPLVLFSLHLLYEELKLNSVISESLPLLGQLLYQLSIDLKLEIYAHHYFLDSPSLSYLKSVKSQISDSDLQKITIPNYIPRKPPNIFETLNNILNGVETTAYPYLGHVNPRTRNIIYLTVLVANENRVDIIEVEKYIKLIILAGSRIDLQDSGGKSDKDILKKLERPATDRIILLYHEMGMTKEDLELLPPAISLMIKDVMHRCRECPPSNWPMHVYELVDRQDLAALDKHLKPSSKLQYIDGETKDYGIKDEQDDGMEFDDTILKLRFSKDHRVAEVRRLLNSSKPVRIAIVQRSNVSDHEFIEEQERHLHTLCTRTMALPVARGMFTLRTSTPMITEQLPIPRLCLTGKAPPRGTTVELTHIDVAPNMNLWPLFHNGVAAGLCIHPDAANIDSTWIVYNKQQQGEYGVEHSGFLMALGLNGHLKNLAPLSTYEYLADCHEATSVGLLLGLSATHRGTMNVSMTKLLSLHVETLLPPTSIELNVQQNVQIASLMGVGLVYQGTAHRHISNALLSEIGRPPGPEMKNCVDRESYSLAAGLALGLVILGSGGGADVPASIPDTLHYYMVGGHTRPFSGAQKDKYKSPSYQIREGDSINIDVTSPGATIALGLMYFNTGNRAVAEWMQPPDTQYLLEFVRPDFLLLRVLAKSLILWEDIEPTKSWISSHVPNIVYKYRLQKPTPEVTQNVDLETINQAYCNIIAGACMAMGLRYAGTANKNAFKTLYNYAQMFTTLSHKTIAELAGKSTVETCLNVVLLSTAVVMAGTGDLDILRICRHVRTRIGPTSGVVTYGSHLATHMALGLLFLGGGRYTLSNSPNAVAALIISLFPKFPTHSNDNRYHLQALRHLYVLAAEPRIILPRDIDTGQYCYTRIHLTFETDKEAEGQEISLQAPCLLPQLCSLKRIELKDTRYWTIIFEKHHNWKQLENMLERHDFLSIKQRAGCLSYLEDPRGFRSLVAQTLTTENAVAWAARPEYVTSFTNDKTVLNIITYFLQWSKREINSSENIKNSSQNDAQWKMPEFERYFLNVFAIIVYECITKDKVNLIPLWLRIIKSLKCIEEEPNSFTIWQIKLLSSQLSKKINSIDDTNLLLNLESMLAIKQKTAVILDKWERDTKPLFKQYLTNGIIQADTISLARICAYFIFYGIPYPIDDKTISNWILTTQHSSDISNITLYKLYKILQPICK, from the exons ATGATCGCCGCCTCAGAACCGGTG gaATATACGCCAGGTGGCCGACAGATAATCTTAAAGCATCCTGGATCTTTAATCAGTCAACAGTTATCCAATAATCGAACGGCTGgtggagaaaatattttattaaaaaggttTAGTGAA aaagagaCATGGTTGGTACGTAGTAATAAAACATGTGGAGAAGAAGAGTTATATTATTCGGGTAAAGTTGCTGTTCATTGTAAGGGCAATCAAAATACTCGAGTACTTGAAGCAACTTATACATGTGGAACAGATATTAAGCATGCGCTTTGGTGTACGTTTCACACGAGTATTCCGGATCATCTAACTAAGGGCAAAGAATTTGAGGCTGAGGACTTCATTCACAAATCTTTAGAATGTATCTGTTTGCTTGATTCATATACTCTTAAAGTTTTTACAGAATGCGGCGAAGATTATGTTTCTACTTTACAATTTCAG GTTTCTGCGGTATGGCCAACAAAATATGGAATTATACTTGAAAAATGTCAAGTACCAGTTACAGATTCaag gtaTATATCGTTTGAAAATAGCAGATTACCATctcaaaatgaaaatttacctGTAGCCTTTTCATTAATGCATCCATTAGATGAGATTTACCCTCTACTTATTAAACATG gatCTTTATCATACATGAATGAATCAAGTCAACAAATTATATTCACCAGTTCGGAACCGTCCTTTGCAGTCATATATGATAGAAAGTCTAGCTTGCATTCAGTTTACAAGATTCGCAAAGCGTTAGCTGAAGAATGCCAAATAGTTTGTGGAAGTAACGATACGAGTTTACTAAATCCTTCAATTAATATGTCATCGTTAAATATCGGCAGCAATTTATCCATTAATAAAAGCTACACGAATAAAGGACATCAAAGTCCCTTTCTTCTTG gaattcaaaatttacaaatgaGTAACAACACTGGTATAGGTCTAGGACTGTCTAATACTCCATTCGGATCTCGTACTGCCTCTTATAGTACGGCTTCTGGTGGACCATCACCTTCTCAGCAGCAACAGCACTCACGCTCGCAAAGCTCGATGGCTACCATTTCTCGTTGTCAATCGCCTACGCATTCGGCTTTATCTCCTCTGCACGGAGCACCTACAAATTCAAACATCTATCACAGCAGATTACATCAAACTGTTATGATAACTACTTCGAGTCAAATGTTTAGTCCAATTCCTAGttacaataatattcaattgaaAGATGTTGCAATTGTGAGCAAACCTTTATATCCTGAAATTTGTCTTGAACACGTATGGACAGAAAATGTTGGTGTGTCAAA AGATATTGTTTATGGCTGTGCATCAAAGGTTTTCTTAACGTCGGATCTTGTGGGACAGAATTATTTGGGCTATTTGGTTCCAAATCGTTTGCAACTGTTTCTAGTGAGATTAGAAAAGACTAATGAACaacaacaaattattttcggaATGGTAACAAGCATCGCGGCCAAAGATGCTGTTAATTTATCa aatTTACACATGATAGCAATTGTAGATTTGTCCAATGGTATAGCATTATACACAGGAGTTACATATGTgggtaaattatatatgcctGGTATACTGTCGAATCTTACGGGcagtaattactttttatcaaatagCAATTCTAAGCTTTCATCTCCATTTCCGAGACGAAGTTCCTTGATTTGCCAAAATTGTGCACCTTCGCATGAAATCAAATTTGAAGAGAGCATGCATTTACTAAGTCCTGTAGGTGGTAATTGCGCTCGTCCGCCGATACTCTTGGAAAATTCATTACTGGATACAAATTTTCTTGCATTGAAAGACACTGTAGGCAATGAGATTACCGTGGAATGCGGAAAAAAACAATACTTTCGTATAACATTACCCGTACCTAGCACATCTCCTTTAG ttacTAAATGTTTACATACATTACGAACTGTACTTCAAAAAGATTTAGCAATGCAATTATTGGTTAAATGGTACGGCGCTAGAAATGCCCCTGGTCCGCAAGATTTTTCACCGGCGCAAGAGTGGGATCTCTTCCTCGTggttttatttacattattggGATATGATGTGGAAAAGCTACATTTAATACGAAATAATGAGAAAGATCAATTAATAGAACGTAATAGTCCTATGGTGCTGCCTAAAAAACAGAAAACCAACAATTGCGGATCTACGGATGATTGGCTGTACATATTGGAatcaaatgaatttaaaaattcccaAACTTTTATCTCGAGTGTACTGAAAAGTCAAAAGGTATCCAGCTTCCTTTGCACGCCTCCTAAAAGTGCTACAGAATCAAATAGCATCGGCAAAATAAACGTACAAGCCATATTATATCCACATCTTCCGCtcgttttattttctcttcatCTCTTATACGaggaattgaaattaaatagcgTTATATCGGAAAGTTTACCATTGCTCGGACAGTTGCTGTATCAATTGAGCATAGATTTGAAGCTTGAAATATACGCTCACCATTATTTTCTTGATTCTCCATcgttatcttatttaaaaagcgTAAAATCTCAGATTAGTGATTCAGATctacaaaaaataacaattccaAACTATATCCCTCGAAAACCACCGAACatatttgaaacattaaataacataCTGAATGGAGTAGAGACAACTGCATACCCATATTTAGGTCACGTTAATCCAAGAACgagaaacataatatatttaacagtaCTTGTGGCGAATGAAAATCGCGTTGATATAATAGAAGTAGAAaagtatatcaaattaattatacttgcTGGAAGTCGCATCGATCTTCAAGACAGTGGAGGCAAGTCtgataaagatatattgaaaaaattggaGAGACCTGCAACagatagaataatattattgtatcatGAGATGg GTATGACGAAAGAAGATCTCGAGTTATTGCCACCTGCGATATCCCTGATGATAAAAGATGTTATGCATAGATGTAGAGAATGTCCACCATCAAATTGGCCTATGCATGTATACGAGCTCGTAGATCGTCAAGATTTAGCCGCATtagataaacatttaaaaccATCAtcgaaattacaatatatcgaCGGCGAAACAAAGGATTATGGGATAAAGGATGAACAAGATGACGGCATGGAATTTGATGAtacg ATATTAAAGTTACGATTTAGTAAGGATCATAGAGTCGCCGAAGTGCGAAGATTGCTCAATTCTTCAAAACCAGTAAGGATCGCGATAGTTCAAAGATCGAATGTAAGTGATCACGAATTTATAGAGGAGCAGGAAAGGCATCTCCACACATTATGCACAAGAACAATGGCACTACCTGTAGCTAGAGGCATGTTTACATTGAGAACTTCCACACCGATGATAACGGAGCAATTACCCATTCCACGGTTGTGTTTAACAG GTAAGGCACCTCCCCGTGGAACTACCGTCGAGTTAACTCACATAGATGTTGCGCCAAACATGAATCTGTGGCCGTTATTTCATAACGGCGTGGCCGCAGGCCTGTGTATACATCCGGATGCCGCGAATATTGATTCGACATggatagtatataataaacagcAACAGGGTGAATATGGAGTAGAACACTCGGGATTTTTGATGGCTCTCGGTTTAAATGGACATCTTAAGAATTTAGCTCCCTTAAGTACATACGAATATTTAGCTGATTGTCATGAAGCTACTAGCGTTGGACTTTTGCTGGGTTTGTCAGCGACTCATCGCGGCACCATGAACGTATCTATGactaaattattatcgttacACGTGGAAACACTTTTGCCACCGACGAGTATCGAATTAAATGTACAACAGAATGTCCAAATAGCGTCATTGATGGGCGTAGGACTTGTATATCAAGGGACTGCTCACAGACATATTTCAAATGCTTTGTTATCGGAAATTg GTAGACCTCCAGGGCCTGAAATGAAAAACTGTGTGGACCGTGAATCATATTCCTTAGCAGCAGGACTGGCATTAGGGTTGGTCATACTTGGTTCTGGTGGTGGAGCAGATGTACCTGCAAGCATACCTGATACTTTGCATTATTACATGGTCGGTGGACATACAAGACCTTTCTCTGGAGcacaaaaagataaatacaaGTCGCCTAG TTATCAAATACGGGAAGGTGACTCAATAAATATCGATGTAACAAGCCCAGGAGCAACGATAGCCTTAggattaatgtattttaatactgGAAATCGTGCGGTGGCCGAGTGGATGCAACCTCCCGATACGCagtatttattagaatttgtAAGGCCAGATTTTTTGCTGCTACGAGTGCTCGCCAAATCGCTAATTTTATGGGAGGATATCGAGCCAACCAAATCATGGATTTCTAGTCATGTACCTAATATCGTTTATAAATACAGATTGCAAAAACCTACCCCGGAAGTTACACAGAATGTAGACTTGGAAACTATCAA TCAGGCTTACTGCAATATTATAGCTGGTGCTTGCATGGCAATGGGATTGAGATATGCAGGCACTGCTAATAAAAATGCGTTCAAGACTTTGTACAATTACGCTCAGATGTTTACGACATTATCACATAAAACTATAGCCGAATTGGCTGGTAAATCAACTGTTGAAACGTGTCTGAACGTTGTTTTACTTTCAACCGCAGTGGTAATGGCGGGTACTGGTGATTTGGAT attttgAGAATATGCAGACACGTACGCACTCGCATAGGACCCACCAGCGGCGTTGTCACATATGGTTCTCATTTGGCAACACACATGGCTCTCGGTCTTCTTTTCTTAGGTGGTGGGAGGTATACTCTTTCTAATAGTCCAAATGCAGTGGCAGCTCTTATAATTTCgctttttccaaaatttccAACTCACAGCAATGACAACAG aTATCATTTACAAGCGTTGCGTCACTTGTATGTATTAGCAGCTGAACCACGTATTATCTTACCAAGAGACATAGATACTGGTCAGTATTGTTACACGAGGATACATTTAACATTCGAGACTGACAAGGAAGCCGAAGGACAAGAGATTAGTCTGCAAGCACCTTGTTTACTACCACAGTTATGTAGTTTAAAAAGGATTGAATTGAAAGATACGAGATAttggacaattatatttgaaaagcaTCATAATTGGAAACAATTAGAAAACATGCTAGAAAGGCACGATTTCTTAAGTATCAAGCAAAGAGCTGGTTGTTTATCATATCTAGAAGATCCTCGT gGATTTAGAAGTTTAGTAGCCCAAACTCTAACAACGGAAAATGCAGTCGCATGGGCTGCTCGCCCAGAGTATGTTACATCATTTACAAACGATAAGACTGTACTGaacataataacatattttttacaatggtCTAAAAGAGAAATCAATTCTTCTGAAAATATCAAGAATTCGTCGCAAAATG atgCCCAATGGAAAATGCCAGAATTTGAACGATATTTTCTTAACgtatttgcaataattgtgTATGAATGCATTACAAAGGATAAAGTAAACCTTATACCATTATGGTTGCGTATCATTAAAAGTCTGAAATGTATCGAGGAAGAACCAAACAGTTTTACAATATGGCAAATAAAGCTTCTCTCGTCACAActgtcgaaaaaaattaattctatagaTGACACAAATCTGTTACTCAATTTGGAAAGTATGCTTGCGATTAAACAGAAAACAGCAGTTATTCTTGATAAATGGGAGCGTg ACACGAAAcctttatttaaacaatatctcACTAATGGAATAATACAGGCTGATACTATATCTCTAGCTAGAATATgtgcttattttatattctacggTATACCATATCCAATTGATGATAAAACAATCT cgaATTGGATTCTGACGACACAACACTCTTctgatatatcaaatattacattatacaaattatataaaattttacaaccaATTTGTAAGTAA